In Arthrobacter sp. SLBN-112, a genomic segment contains:
- a CDS encoding substrate-binding domain-containing protein, with translation MVIPDVGNHFFAVAMRGISTAAREAGYEVLLSSTEGDLTLERRAVELLAGKRVDGIVVAPVSTEETEHLERLEGQGIAVTLLDRPAPNVKAASFISVNHVEASTLAVNHLIDLGHQDIGIVSEALMPAGWEPDAPQEARNLRPSAARLVGYVNALRGAGIRYRDEYVARSAYAKAAAYEATRRLLRDNPQLTAVYCTDSELSAGAFAALQDLKISCPKDMSLIGFDDQDWATLVRPPTDGC, from the coding sequence GTGGTGATCCCGGACGTGGGGAATCACTTTTTTGCCGTTGCCATGCGGGGCATTTCCACCGCAGCGCGCGAAGCCGGGTACGAGGTTCTGCTGAGCAGCACCGAAGGTGACCTGACGCTGGAGCGCCGCGCCGTTGAACTTCTGGCAGGTAAACGTGTTGATGGCATCGTCGTGGCGCCGGTTTCGACAGAGGAAACCGAGCATCTGGAACGGCTTGAGGGCCAGGGTATTGCCGTGACCCTGCTGGACAGGCCGGCGCCGAATGTCAAGGCGGCTTCCTTCATCTCGGTAAACCATGTGGAGGCCTCGACCCTTGCGGTCAATCACCTGATCGATCTTGGACACCAGGACATCGGGATTGTCAGCGAAGCTCTGATGCCGGCGGGGTGGGAGCCCGACGCTCCGCAGGAAGCCAGGAACCTGCGTCCGAGCGCAGCGAGACTGGTGGGTTATGTGAATGCTCTCCGCGGCGCCGGTATTCGTTACCGGGATGAGTATGTTGCGCGTAGCGCTTATGCAAAGGCTGCGGCCTATGAGGCGACGCGGAGGTTGCTGAGGGACAACCCGCAGTTGACTGCCGTTTACTGCACCGACAGCGAACTGAGCGCGGGGGCGTTTGCTGCGTTGCAGGATCTAAAGATCTCCTGCCCCAAGGATATGTCTTTGATTGGTTTTGACG